In Drosophila nasuta strain 15112-1781.00 chromosome 2R, ASM2355853v1, whole genome shotgun sequence, a single genomic region encodes these proteins:
- the LOC132784416 gene encoding zinc finger matrin-type protein CG9776 isoform X2: protein MKVLKEQHDDLTAGEAPPSPTTKNFIEENDRLQVQIKKKLDTIENVIDMLSGIIGDEEADEEHEETPKSEPGPAGTKSGNAAATSTTSESSGDSSDSSSSSSSSSESSTDEEGDEENGNGDGSPTNRLKNRAMKSMKAKQRQAEATAKTTVSQTQSYNYVFFDSEKYWCESCSVFPKTARDYLKHLHAEEHMNRETMETPWHVGIDHDPFPTIEKAPTMRVPVRGLQFLVPASAWYCKLCSVWIGDLHCASLHLRSRTHGSKYDAFVKKQINYESEWLSKRERAQQQQQKEGEEAKLKKAKKDEDKTTKKRKKKSGDKKKKKRKHSKKHKRNANSTSSSTDSSSSDEGEDGQSSKKAEAAPAANAASIRVAMRKQEAPIVGKPEVVAQQVEAPPPPNIKDTLGTSERGRWTQASGGNDAKVEDEKKRDEAMMQQWNTVQPVISESEKKLLEQLKGKLKGKPRPTEERKNAFAVADEKASRRNNSKRRSPSPRSGSRGRSDRDRRDRDRDRDRERERERDRDRERDRGRDRDRERERDRDRRRSRSRSRSRTRRRISRSPVRGNNRRSRSRDARWRRSRSHSEERVERPVVKHSEFRPRTVPERKPSEVKRDKKDVTAKPKSSKTSTTASTTAAAGGKKLPFIGKMPVLKKQPPPATTALTAAGYNEAGIYTNGGSVDGMGVAPPPPPPPQMGMAPSSVRQNAPTAAQIQMAMMEDAFGNAPPFHPDAGMMMDYDELMPDPVQFANLITHCPPPPPPGESTNADGSDGLDGDQLGNEDHGEEDVLPPGIDEVEADLEPQPLVTGAPSQGGELPKDLAEALNIIFPADRPEEDAADDNSQVPVVPQTITTIVNDEPVLDEQNLHYLARQGIHMVTIEETTSSSMPASVHEDTSKSVDSPMPISGDEVSQGAYSQLANGNSDNSVSHTNSVKQMAAQDIPMPCSPPAELPGDAVEIKSKTSEVLLDVADIPQPPASPTDSEKLRRQAELDELAMLGIDTNDMAAQYAL from the exons ATGAAAGTGCTGAAGGAGCAACATGATGATTTAACAGCTGGTGAGGCGCCACCATCGCCAACCACTAAGAATTTCATTGAGGAAAACGATCGTCTGCAG GtacaaatcaaaaagaaattgGATACCATTGAAAATGTCATCGACATGTTGAGCGGCATCATTGGTGATGAGGAGGCCGACGAGGAACACGAGGAGACGCCTAAAAGCGAACCAGGTCCAGCGGGCACAAAAAGCGGAAATGCGGCTGCAACTTCCACAACGAGTGAAAGCTCTGGCGACAGCTCCGATTCGAGTTCGTCTTCAAGCAGTTCCTCGGAATCATCGACGGATGAGGAGGGTGATGAGGAGAACGGTAATGGCGATGGCAGTCCAACAAATCGTCTCAAGAATCGAGCGATGAAGTcgatgaaagcaaaacagcgaCAAGCTGAGGCTACAGCCAAGACAACGGTATCTCAAACCCAAAGTTACAATTATGTATTTTTCGATTCGGAGAAATATTGGTGTGAGAGCTGTAGCGTGTTCCCAAAGACGGCACGCGACTATCTTAAGCATCTGCACGCCGAAGAGCATATGAATCGCGAGACCATGGAGACACCTTGGCATGTGGGCATTGATCACGATCCCTTCCCTACCATCGAGAAGGCGCCGACAATGCGTGTGCCAGTTCGTGGCCTACAATTTCTGGTGCCTGCCAGCGCCTGGTACTGCAAATTGTGCAGTGTCTGGATTGGTGACTTGCACTGCGCCTCATTGCATCTCAGGTCCCGCACTCATGGCAGCAAATACGAT GCGTTCGTTAAAAAGCAGATAAACTATGAAAGCGAATGGCTAAGCAAACGTGAGCgggcacaacagcaacagcagaaggaGGGCGAGGAGGCGAAGCTCAAAAAGGCCAAGAAGGATGAAGATAAAACAACCAAGAAGCGCAAAAAGAAGAG TGgcgataaaaagaaaaagaagcgCAAGCATAGCAAGAAGCACAAGCGGAATGCGAATAGCACATCTTCATCAACGGACAGTTCGTCATCAGATGAGGGCGAAGATGGGCAGTCATCAAAGAAAGCGGAAGCTGCGCCGGCAGCCAATGCCGCCTCGATACGTGTAGCAATGCGTAAGCAGGAGGCACCCATCGTTGGCAAGCCGGAGGTGGTTGCTCAGCAAGTCGAGGCACCGCCGCCGCCCAATATTAAGGATACGCTTGGCACAAGCGAGCGCGGCAGATGGACACAAGCGTCGGGCGGCAATGATGCGAAAGTGGAGGACGAGAAGAAGCGCGACGAAGCGATGATGCAGCAATGGAACACGGTGCAGCCGGTGATTAGTGAGAGTGAGAAGAAACTGCTCGAGCAGCTTAAGGGCAAGCTGAAAGGAAAGCCGCGCCCCACGGAGGAGCGAAAGAACGCATTTGCGGTAGCTGATGAGAAAGCGAGTCGACGCAACAACTCCAAGCGACGCAGTCCCTCGCCGCGAAGTGGCAGCCGCGGTCGCTCTGATCGTGATCGACGCGACAGGGATCGGGATCGTGATCGCGAAAGGGAAAGAGAACGTGATAGAGATCGTGAACGCGATCGCGGCCGTGATCGTGACCGAGAGCGTGAACGTGACCGTGATCGCAGGCGCTCGCGTTCCAGATCACGCAGCCGTACACGCAGGAGGATCTCGCGTTCGCCAGTGCGTGGAAACAATCGACGCAGTCGCTCACGGGATGCACGctggcgtcgcagtcgcagccatTCGGAGGAGCGCGTGGAACGGCCCGTGGTTAAGCATTCCGAGTTCCGGCCACGCACGGTGCCCGAACGCAAACCGAGCGAGGTGAAGCGGGACAAAAAGGACGTGACCGCGAAGCCCAAGTCAAGCAAGACAAGCACCACAGCGagcacaacagcagcggctGGCGGCAAGAAGTTGCCGTTCATTGGCAAGATGCCCGTACTTAAGAAGCAGCCGCCTCCCGCAACGACTGCGTTGACGGCAGCCGGCTACAATGAGGCGGGCATCTATACCAATGGCGGCTCAGTGGATGGCATGGGCGTGGCTCCGCCGCCACCACCTCCACCGCAGATGGGCATGGCGCCGTCGTCAGTGCGTCAGAATGCCCCAACAGCGGCACAAATTCAAATGGCCATGATGGAGGATGCCTTTGGCAATGCGCCACCGTTTCATCCCGACGCTGGCATGATGATGGACTACGATGAACTGATGCCCGATCCTGTGCAGTTTGCCAACCTCATTACCCATTGTccgccaccaccgccacctGGCGAAAGTACAAATGCAGACGGTTCGGATGGTCTCGATGGTGATCAGTTGGGCAACGAGGACCATGGCGAAGAGGATGTACTACCGCCGGGCATTGACGAGGTCGAAGCAGATCTGGAACCGCAGCCATTGGTGACTGGCGCCCCATCACAGGGCGGCGAGCTGCCCAAAGATCTGGCCGAAGCCCTCAACATTATATTCCCAGCGGATAGACCAGAGGAAGATGCCGCCGATGATAACAGTCAAGTACCTGTGGTGCCGCAGACAATCACCACCATTGTGAACGATGAACCGGTGCTGGACGAACAAAATCTGCATTATCTGGCCAGGCAGGGCATACATATGGTGACCATTGAAGAGACCACATCAAGCTCAATGCCAGCTTCTGTGCACGAGGATACCTCCAAGTCAGTGGACTCGCCCATGCCGATCAGTGGCGATGAGGTGTCTCAGGGCGCCTATTCCCAGCTGGCCAATGGTAATTCGGATAATTCCGTGTCGCACACAAACAGCGTGAAACAGATGGCAGCACAGGACATCCCAATGCCCTGTTCTCCGCCAGCAGAGTTGCCTGGCGACGCTGTCGAGATCAAATCAAAGACCAGTGAAGTGCTATTGGATGTGGCCGATATACCACAACCGCCTGCTTCACCCACAGACAGCGAGAAGCTGCGACGTCAGGCAGAGCTGGACGAGCTGGCCATGCTGGGCATTGACACCAATGACATGGCCGCACAAT ATGCGTTGTAA
- the LOC132784416 gene encoding zinc finger matrin-type protein CG9776 isoform X3 — translation MRWETNRCGDKKKKKRKHSKKHKRNANSTSSSTDSSSSDEGEDGQSSKKAEAAPAANAASIRVAMRKQEAPIVGKPEVVAQQVEAPPPPNIKDTLGTSERGRWTQASGGNDAKVEDEKKRDEAMMQQWNTVQPVISESEKKLLEQLKGKLKGKPRPTEERKNAFAVADEKASRRNNSKRRSPSPRSGSRGRSDRDRRDRDRDRDRERERERDRDRERDRGRDRDRERERDRDRRRSRSRSRSRTRRRISRSPVRGNNRRSRSRDARWRRSRSHSEERVERPVVKHSEFRPRTVPERKPSEVKRDKKDVTAKPKSSKTSTTASTTAAAGGKKLPFIGKMPVLKKQPPPATTALTAAGYNEAGIYTNGGSVDGMGVAPPPPPPPQMGMAPSSVRQNAPTAAQIQMAMMEDAFGNAPPFHPDAGMMMDYDELMPDPVQFANLITHCPPPPPPGESTNADGSDGLDGDQLGNEDHGEEDVLPPGIDEVEADLEPQPLVTGAPSQGGELPKDLAEALNIIFPADRPEEDAADDNSQVPVVPQTITTIVNDEPVLDEQNLHYLARQGIHMVTIEETTSSSMPASVHEDTSKSVDSPMPISGDEVSQGAYSQLANGNSDNSVSHTNSVKQMAAQDIPMPCSPPAELPGDAVEIKSKTSEVLLDVADIPQPPASPTDSEKLRRQAELDELAMLGIDTNDMAAQYAL, via the exons ATGAGGTGGGAAACCAATCGTTG TGgcgataaaaagaaaaagaagcgCAAGCATAGCAAGAAGCACAAGCGGAATGCGAATAGCACATCTTCATCAACGGACAGTTCGTCATCAGATGAGGGCGAAGATGGGCAGTCATCAAAGAAAGCGGAAGCTGCGCCGGCAGCCAATGCCGCCTCGATACGTGTAGCAATGCGTAAGCAGGAGGCACCCATCGTTGGCAAGCCGGAGGTGGTTGCTCAGCAAGTCGAGGCACCGCCGCCGCCCAATATTAAGGATACGCTTGGCACAAGCGAGCGCGGCAGATGGACACAAGCGTCGGGCGGCAATGATGCGAAAGTGGAGGACGAGAAGAAGCGCGACGAAGCGATGATGCAGCAATGGAACACGGTGCAGCCGGTGATTAGTGAGAGTGAGAAGAAACTGCTCGAGCAGCTTAAGGGCAAGCTGAAAGGAAAGCCGCGCCCCACGGAGGAGCGAAAGAACGCATTTGCGGTAGCTGATGAGAAAGCGAGTCGACGCAACAACTCCAAGCGACGCAGTCCCTCGCCGCGAAGTGGCAGCCGCGGTCGCTCTGATCGTGATCGACGCGACAGGGATCGGGATCGTGATCGCGAAAGGGAAAGAGAACGTGATAGAGATCGTGAACGCGATCGCGGCCGTGATCGTGACCGAGAGCGTGAACGTGACCGTGATCGCAGGCGCTCGCGTTCCAGATCACGCAGCCGTACACGCAGGAGGATCTCGCGTTCGCCAGTGCGTGGAAACAATCGACGCAGTCGCTCACGGGATGCACGctggcgtcgcagtcgcagccatTCGGAGGAGCGCGTGGAACGGCCCGTGGTTAAGCATTCCGAGTTCCGGCCACGCACGGTGCCCGAACGCAAACCGAGCGAGGTGAAGCGGGACAAAAAGGACGTGACCGCGAAGCCCAAGTCAAGCAAGACAAGCACCACAGCGagcacaacagcagcggctGGCGGCAAGAAGTTGCCGTTCATTGGCAAGATGCCCGTACTTAAGAAGCAGCCGCCTCCCGCAACGACTGCGTTGACGGCAGCCGGCTACAATGAGGCGGGCATCTATACCAATGGCGGCTCAGTGGATGGCATGGGCGTGGCTCCGCCGCCACCACCTCCACCGCAGATGGGCATGGCGCCGTCGTCAGTGCGTCAGAATGCCCCAACAGCGGCACAAATTCAAATGGCCATGATGGAGGATGCCTTTGGCAATGCGCCACCGTTTCATCCCGACGCTGGCATGATGATGGACTACGATGAACTGATGCCCGATCCTGTGCAGTTTGCCAACCTCATTACCCATTGTccgccaccaccgccacctGGCGAAAGTACAAATGCAGACGGTTCGGATGGTCTCGATGGTGATCAGTTGGGCAACGAGGACCATGGCGAAGAGGATGTACTACCGCCGGGCATTGACGAGGTCGAAGCAGATCTGGAACCGCAGCCATTGGTGACTGGCGCCCCATCACAGGGCGGCGAGCTGCCCAAAGATCTGGCCGAAGCCCTCAACATTATATTCCCAGCGGATAGACCAGAGGAAGATGCCGCCGATGATAACAGTCAAGTACCTGTGGTGCCGCAGACAATCACCACCATTGTGAACGATGAACCGGTGCTGGACGAACAAAATCTGCATTATCTGGCCAGGCAGGGCATACATATGGTGACCATTGAAGAGACCACATCAAGCTCAATGCCAGCTTCTGTGCACGAGGATACCTCCAAGTCAGTGGACTCGCCCATGCCGATCAGTGGCGATGAGGTGTCTCAGGGCGCCTATTCCCAGCTGGCCAATGGTAATTCGGATAATTCCGTGTCGCACACAAACAGCGTGAAACAGATGGCAGCACAGGACATCCCAATGCCCTGTTCTCCGCCAGCAGAGTTGCCTGGCGACGCTGTCGAGATCAAATCAAAGACCAGTGAAGTGCTATTGGATGTGGCCGATATACCACAACCGCCTGCTTCACCCACAGACAGCGAGAAGCTGCGACGTCAGGCAGAGCTGGACGAGCTGGCCATGCTGGGCATTGACACCAATGACATGGCCGCACAAT ATGCGTTGTAA
- the LOC132784416 gene encoding zinc finger matrin-type protein CG9776 isoform X1: protein MADGIALNQAAAADKRMGAPLDDGPPGVDGNDASEKNEEAAAAIDGAAAQRASSRKSSKSKSTSRRRSTSRRRSNSRHGASSPPPMRRRRSHSSRSPTPPPAHRRGRYDSPEYGRYPPRRRFDRRRSPDRDRDRRRSPPRRGRGRYGRSRSRSRSRSRGGRGMSPSSRWSPKKKPASPPMPAPQPQLTHPAQAAGYGVMPTAMYAPGPYGAPDVYGHQYGMAPPNAFTQQGPPPGYGMQGPPPTQATDFNTGYGAWGVNEYGQQVWLPQTLATVPQAAPDVMGQQPPPQQQQQQQQPQQQQQLPPQSGIMEEQQAAAPALEGAGLPPQDAVAQEAENQKEELKKQRTNYVKKVSLLKKEMKVLKEQHDDLTAGEAPPSPTTKNFIEENDRLQVQIKKKLDTIENVIDMLSGIIGDEEADEEHEETPKSEPGPAGTKSGNAAATSTTSESSGDSSDSSSSSSSSSESSTDEEGDEENGNGDGSPTNRLKNRAMKSMKAKQRQAEATAKTTVSQTQSYNYVFFDSEKYWCESCSVFPKTARDYLKHLHAEEHMNRETMETPWHVGIDHDPFPTIEKAPTMRVPVRGLQFLVPASAWYCKLCSVWIGDLHCASLHLRSRTHGSKYDAFVKKQINYESEWLSKRERAQQQQQKEGEEAKLKKAKKDEDKTTKKRKKKSGDKKKKKRKHSKKHKRNANSTSSSTDSSSSDEGEDGQSSKKAEAAPAANAASIRVAMRKQEAPIVGKPEVVAQQVEAPPPPNIKDTLGTSERGRWTQASGGNDAKVEDEKKRDEAMMQQWNTVQPVISESEKKLLEQLKGKLKGKPRPTEERKNAFAVADEKASRRNNSKRRSPSPRSGSRGRSDRDRRDRDRDRDRERERERDRDRERDRGRDRDRERERDRDRRRSRSRSRSRTRRRISRSPVRGNNRRSRSRDARWRRSRSHSEERVERPVVKHSEFRPRTVPERKPSEVKRDKKDVTAKPKSSKTSTTASTTAAAGGKKLPFIGKMPVLKKQPPPATTALTAAGYNEAGIYTNGGSVDGMGVAPPPPPPPQMGMAPSSVRQNAPTAAQIQMAMMEDAFGNAPPFHPDAGMMMDYDELMPDPVQFANLITHCPPPPPPGESTNADGSDGLDGDQLGNEDHGEEDVLPPGIDEVEADLEPQPLVTGAPSQGGELPKDLAEALNIIFPADRPEEDAADDNSQVPVVPQTITTIVNDEPVLDEQNLHYLARQGIHMVTIEETTSSSMPASVHEDTSKSVDSPMPISGDEVSQGAYSQLANGNSDNSVSHTNSVKQMAAQDIPMPCSPPAELPGDAVEIKSKTSEVLLDVADIPQPPASPTDSEKLRRQAELDELAMLGIDTNDMAAQYAL from the exons ATGGCTGACGGCATTGCGTTAaaccaagcagcagcagcagacaagCGAATGGGCGCTCCGCTGGACGACGGGCCGCCCGGCGTCGATGGCAATGATGCGAGTGAAAAAAACGAGGAGGCCGCTGCCGCTATCGACGGCGCCGCAGCGCAGCGCGCATCATCACGCaagagcagcaaaagcaaatcaacGTCACGTCGACGTTCAACATCACGACGACGCTCAAATTCGCGCCACGGTGCCTCATCACCTCCACCCATGCGTCGCCGACGCTCACATTCATCTCGTTCCCCAACACCTCCGCCCGCGCATCGCCGCGGTCGCTATGATTCGCCGGAATATGGTCGCTATCCGCCACGACGTCGATTCGATCGACGCCGCTCGCCGGATCGCGACCGTGATCGTCGACGCTCGCCACCACGTCGTGGTCGTGGTCGTTATGGACGCTCCCGATCTCGTTCACGCTCCAGATCACGTGGCGGCCGAGGCATGAGTCCGTCATCGCGCTGGTCACCCAAAAAGAAGCCGGCATCGCCGCCAATGCCAGCGCCACAGCCACAACTAACACATCCAGCCCAAGCCGCCGGCTATGGCGTCATGCCTACGGCGATGTATGCTCCGGGACCGTATGGTGCGCCCGATGTGTATGGTCATCAGTATGGAATGGCACCGCCAAATGCGTTCACGCAGCAAGGACCGCCCCCAGGCTATGGAATGCAGGGCCCGCCGCCCACGCAGGCGACTGACTTCAATACGGGCTATGGAGCCTGGGGTGTTAATG AATATGGACAGCAAGTATGGCTACCGCAGACGTTAGCAACCGTGCCTCAAGCAGCGCCAGATGTCATGGGACAGCAGCCAccaccgcagcaacaacaacaacagcagcagccgcaacaacaacagcagctgccgccACAATCGGGCATTATGGAggagcagcaagcagcagcaccGGCGCTTGAGGGCGCAGGTTTGCCACCACAAGATG CTGTGGCCCAGGAAGCGGAGAATCAAAAGGAGGAGCTGAAGAAGCAACGCACCAATTACGTGAAGAAGGTATCGCTGTTGAAGAAGGAAATGAAAGTGCTGAAGGAGCAACATGATGATTTAACAGCTGGTGAGGCGCCACCATCGCCAACCACTAAGAATTTCATTGAGGAAAACGATCGTCTGCAG GtacaaatcaaaaagaaattgGATACCATTGAAAATGTCATCGACATGTTGAGCGGCATCATTGGTGATGAGGAGGCCGACGAGGAACACGAGGAGACGCCTAAAAGCGAACCAGGTCCAGCGGGCACAAAAAGCGGAAATGCGGCTGCAACTTCCACAACGAGTGAAAGCTCTGGCGACAGCTCCGATTCGAGTTCGTCTTCAAGCAGTTCCTCGGAATCATCGACGGATGAGGAGGGTGATGAGGAGAACGGTAATGGCGATGGCAGTCCAACAAATCGTCTCAAGAATCGAGCGATGAAGTcgatgaaagcaaaacagcgaCAAGCTGAGGCTACAGCCAAGACAACGGTATCTCAAACCCAAAGTTACAATTATGTATTTTTCGATTCGGAGAAATATTGGTGTGAGAGCTGTAGCGTGTTCCCAAAGACGGCACGCGACTATCTTAAGCATCTGCACGCCGAAGAGCATATGAATCGCGAGACCATGGAGACACCTTGGCATGTGGGCATTGATCACGATCCCTTCCCTACCATCGAGAAGGCGCCGACAATGCGTGTGCCAGTTCGTGGCCTACAATTTCTGGTGCCTGCCAGCGCCTGGTACTGCAAATTGTGCAGTGTCTGGATTGGTGACTTGCACTGCGCCTCATTGCATCTCAGGTCCCGCACTCATGGCAGCAAATACGAT GCGTTCGTTAAAAAGCAGATAAACTATGAAAGCGAATGGCTAAGCAAACGTGAGCgggcacaacagcaacagcagaaggaGGGCGAGGAGGCGAAGCTCAAAAAGGCCAAGAAGGATGAAGATAAAACAACCAAGAAGCGCAAAAAGAAGAG TGgcgataaaaagaaaaagaagcgCAAGCATAGCAAGAAGCACAAGCGGAATGCGAATAGCACATCTTCATCAACGGACAGTTCGTCATCAGATGAGGGCGAAGATGGGCAGTCATCAAAGAAAGCGGAAGCTGCGCCGGCAGCCAATGCCGCCTCGATACGTGTAGCAATGCGTAAGCAGGAGGCACCCATCGTTGGCAAGCCGGAGGTGGTTGCTCAGCAAGTCGAGGCACCGCCGCCGCCCAATATTAAGGATACGCTTGGCACAAGCGAGCGCGGCAGATGGACACAAGCGTCGGGCGGCAATGATGCGAAAGTGGAGGACGAGAAGAAGCGCGACGAAGCGATGATGCAGCAATGGAACACGGTGCAGCCGGTGATTAGTGAGAGTGAGAAGAAACTGCTCGAGCAGCTTAAGGGCAAGCTGAAAGGAAAGCCGCGCCCCACGGAGGAGCGAAAGAACGCATTTGCGGTAGCTGATGAGAAAGCGAGTCGACGCAACAACTCCAAGCGACGCAGTCCCTCGCCGCGAAGTGGCAGCCGCGGTCGCTCTGATCGTGATCGACGCGACAGGGATCGGGATCGTGATCGCGAAAGGGAAAGAGAACGTGATAGAGATCGTGAACGCGATCGCGGCCGTGATCGTGACCGAGAGCGTGAACGTGACCGTGATCGCAGGCGCTCGCGTTCCAGATCACGCAGCCGTACACGCAGGAGGATCTCGCGTTCGCCAGTGCGTGGAAACAATCGACGCAGTCGCTCACGGGATGCACGctggcgtcgcagtcgcagccatTCGGAGGAGCGCGTGGAACGGCCCGTGGTTAAGCATTCCGAGTTCCGGCCACGCACGGTGCCCGAACGCAAACCGAGCGAGGTGAAGCGGGACAAAAAGGACGTGACCGCGAAGCCCAAGTCAAGCAAGACAAGCACCACAGCGagcacaacagcagcggctGGCGGCAAGAAGTTGCCGTTCATTGGCAAGATGCCCGTACTTAAGAAGCAGCCGCCTCCCGCAACGACTGCGTTGACGGCAGCCGGCTACAATGAGGCGGGCATCTATACCAATGGCGGCTCAGTGGATGGCATGGGCGTGGCTCCGCCGCCACCACCTCCACCGCAGATGGGCATGGCGCCGTCGTCAGTGCGTCAGAATGCCCCAACAGCGGCACAAATTCAAATGGCCATGATGGAGGATGCCTTTGGCAATGCGCCACCGTTTCATCCCGACGCTGGCATGATGATGGACTACGATGAACTGATGCCCGATCCTGTGCAGTTTGCCAACCTCATTACCCATTGTccgccaccaccgccacctGGCGAAAGTACAAATGCAGACGGTTCGGATGGTCTCGATGGTGATCAGTTGGGCAACGAGGACCATGGCGAAGAGGATGTACTACCGCCGGGCATTGACGAGGTCGAAGCAGATCTGGAACCGCAGCCATTGGTGACTGGCGCCCCATCACAGGGCGGCGAGCTGCCCAAAGATCTGGCCGAAGCCCTCAACATTATATTCCCAGCGGATAGACCAGAGGAAGATGCCGCCGATGATAACAGTCAAGTACCTGTGGTGCCGCAGACAATCACCACCATTGTGAACGATGAACCGGTGCTGGACGAACAAAATCTGCATTATCTGGCCAGGCAGGGCATACATATGGTGACCATTGAAGAGACCACATCAAGCTCAATGCCAGCTTCTGTGCACGAGGATACCTCCAAGTCAGTGGACTCGCCCATGCCGATCAGTGGCGATGAGGTGTCTCAGGGCGCCTATTCCCAGCTGGCCAATGGTAATTCGGATAATTCCGTGTCGCACACAAACAGCGTGAAACAGATGGCAGCACAGGACATCCCAATGCCCTGTTCTCCGCCAGCAGAGTTGCCTGGCGACGCTGTCGAGATCAAATCAAAGACCAGTGAAGTGCTATTGGATGTGGCCGATATACCACAACCGCCTGCTTCACCCACAGACAGCGAGAAGCTGCGACGTCAGGCAGAGCTGGACGAGCTGGCCATGCTGGGCATTGACACCAATGACATGGCCGCACAAT ATGCGTTGTAA